The Solenopsis invicta isolate M01_SB chromosome 3, UNIL_Sinv_3.0, whole genome shotgun sequence region TGGAGATCCTTATGCACtagaattaaatgcaaaatttatataccTTTATATACCTTTAGTATTTAAGTATAGTTTATACATTTGTTAGCTAACGTTATTTAAAAggtttgatttttaaatttgatttatagataaatattccaataaaattttttatttttaattaaaagtgcaATGAGATTGCATATATTCCATCAAAACGTTTATAGGTgacaaaaataagtaaatattctttcagattaaatctaaatattgtattatacgtTGCAAGAGACTTTGTAGAATGCAAGAGAAAGACTCAGTACGATActcgaattatttttgtatttctatttataaatatacgcGATGTACTGAATATAGAATTTTGCAgacatgttaatttaataaatattgaacacAATGATTAATTccagtttatattatattttacgccGCTTTTACTCGTATGTTCTATCCTCTAGCTTTCATCTAAAAGACTATTTTagtgtgaaaataatttttattatcttggATCCTTGCAACTTTCTGCATTACAAGATTTCAAAGACGTTACAGATATCCCACAGCTGAGATCTGCAACCTTGCCTTCTTTTACCTACAAAGAACTCTTATTATTATGTgcatataaaacaatgaaaaaaaattaaataatcttgtACTTACTGCTCTGTAATCCAGGAACATTTCCTTAAAAGCCAAGAAGTCCGTTATTGTTGACAGTACCTCGAAAACTTCACCTTCTAGCTCCTTTTGCTTCTTACTGCATTTTATTTGTAGGCATGCACGAGAAGGAGAGATTTATTAGAGAAGTCCATGAAATTGTTTCTATTATTGATTCAtctatatactttaattataatcacTTTAATTGGTGTAAAAGAGTATCAACTGTAAACTGTGGCATGACTTTCTTCAGGTAATCTACGAGATATGTCTCCACTGCTTTATTCtgaaataatgattaaagtatATCTTAATAAATCTGTAACAACTCAGAGGATTACAAGGCTTTTTTTGAAACTCACATATTCGTTAAATATATCAGTGTAAATTAACTTGTTATCTTCCACTGGTTCAAAAACGTCCCAATACTTCTCTAGAAATTTATGCTGAAGAGCTTGAAAGTCTTCCTCTGGAAAATTGATTCGTTACGTTATAAAACTATCAATTCAAGACTGAGATCAATCCGATAAAACTCTATTGATTAAAAAGTCAGAATGATGTTATACCTAACAACAAATCCTCGATATGACCGATTGTTTCGTCGAACGAGCGGTCCTCCTCGCTTTTCGAAATCTGCTTTATGTCCTCTGGACTCGACAAAGTTGGCTCGTCTGAAACAATTATTTCAGTACgtttatcaatatataaattattgcatatatttttttatcgaattaTTGTACGACGAGCCTTAGATTTTTCGCGGCAAACGTTAAACCTCACGAAACTGAGTAAATACAAACGAATACTAACCCATGCTTTTCTCGCTTCTTTATCGTAAAAAATAAGGCACTCTCTTAAATTGCAAGATAAAATCGCGTCACTCGTAAGCAGCCAGTTTTCCGTTGAATTAAGTAGTTGCCGGAACGACGGAGGCGATCGTTTTATTGATCAGAGTTTTTTGGAGGTTAACATAGATTAGTTTTCAGT contains the following coding sequences:
- the LOC105197247 gene encoding ADP-ribosylation factor-like protein 2-binding protein, translated to MDEPTLSSPEDIKQISKSEEDRSFDETIGHIEDLLLEEDFQALQHKFLEKYWDVFEPVEDNKLIYTDIFNEYNKAVETYLVDYLKKVMPQFTVDTLLHQLNKKQKELEGEVFEVLSTITDFLAFKEMFLDYRAVKEGKVADLSCGISVTSLKSCNAESCKDPR